Proteins encoded in a region of the Mycolicibacterium neoaurum genome:
- a CDS encoding FAD-binding protein, with the protein MTETDVLVIGGGPAGTWAAIRAAEAGVDVVLADKGYTGTSGATASAGTGVWFVPEERRDDAIAAREKIGAGLTERSWMARVLDETFTRMHEIARVQRYPFPIGPDGNPIMDDLQGPEYMRRQRLRLQRLGVRILDHTPALHLLSDDDGAVSGAVAVDRRTGAEVRISAGAVVLATGGCAFQSKTLGCDVDTGDGALMAVEAGAVLSGMEFSNAYAIAPRGTGVTKNAFYNWATFYRADGSVLDVPRSKDRTLMATTMLAEPVLACIDRATVAEQAMMRTAQPNFFLTFDRLGIDPFSERFEITLVTEGTIRGTGGIRIAQTDCATDVPGLFAAGDAATRELIAGAWTGGGSHNAAWAACSGGWAGQGAAAFARQRRRPAGLLLQLGRPGAVRYRDLVAAVRDRVLPYEINCLRHADRLVPALDSLDDMWANMPVDPNITGEDRLRAREATAMLAHARWMYYAALQRTESRGMHRRFDLTELDPAQEYRLLTGGLDTLWSRPEPDWLIATGRAA; encoded by the coding sequence ATGACGGAGACCGACGTCCTGGTCATCGGGGGCGGTCCGGCGGGTACCTGGGCGGCGATCCGTGCGGCGGAAGCCGGTGTCGATGTCGTGCTGGCGGACAAGGGATATACCGGCACCAGCGGTGCGACCGCATCGGCGGGCACCGGTGTGTGGTTCGTCCCGGAAGAGCGACGTGACGACGCGATCGCCGCGAGGGAGAAGATCGGCGCCGGGCTCACCGAGCGTTCCTGGATGGCTCGGGTGCTCGACGAGACGTTCACCCGAATGCACGAGATCGCCCGGGTCCAGCGCTATCCGTTCCCGATCGGACCCGATGGCAACCCCATCATGGATGATCTGCAGGGACCTGAGTACATGCGCAGACAGCGGTTGCGGCTGCAACGGCTGGGAGTGCGCATTCTGGATCACACGCCGGCGCTACACCTGTTGAGCGATGACGACGGTGCGGTCTCCGGCGCCGTTGCGGTGGATCGGCGTACCGGCGCGGAGGTCCGCATCTCTGCGGGTGCTGTCGTGCTGGCAACCGGGGGATGTGCCTTCCAGTCCAAAACCCTTGGCTGCGATGTCGATACGGGCGATGGCGCGTTGATGGCGGTCGAGGCCGGAGCAGTACTGTCTGGGATGGAATTCTCCAACGCGTATGCGATCGCGCCAAGGGGAACCGGTGTCACCAAGAATGCGTTCTACAACTGGGCTACCTTCTATCGTGCGGACGGGTCCGTGCTCGATGTGCCGCGCTCCAAGGACCGCACCTTGATGGCGACGACCATGTTGGCCGAGCCGGTGCTGGCCTGCATCGACCGCGCCACGGTGGCCGAACAGGCGATGATGCGCACCGCCCAACCCAACTTCTTTCTCACGTTCGATCGGCTGGGTATCGATCCGTTCAGTGAGCGGTTCGAGATCACACTCGTGACGGAGGGAACCATCCGCGGCACCGGTGGGATCCGTATCGCCCAAACTGACTGTGCCACCGATGTTCCGGGACTCTTCGCCGCGGGCGACGCGGCTACCCGTGAACTCATCGCCGGTGCCTGGACCGGCGGGGGCAGCCACAACGCTGCATGGGCGGCGTGCTCGGGTGGTTGGGCCGGCCAGGGTGCGGCGGCCTTTGCCCGGCAGCGGCGCCGGCCCGCGGGTCTTCTGCTGCAGCTCGGCCGCCCGGGGGCCGTCCGATATCGCGATCTGGTAGCGGCGGTGCGTGATCGTGTACTGCCCTATGAAATCAACTGTTTGCGGCACGCCGATCGGCTGGTGCCCGCGCTGGACTCACTTGATGACATGTGGGCCAACATGCCTGTCGACCCGAACATCACCGGTGAGGACCGATTGCGGGCTCGCGAGGCCACGGCCATGCTGGCACACGCCCGGTGGATGTACTACGCCGCGTTACAGCGCACCGAAAGTAGGGGTATGCACCGGCGATTCGATCTGACCGAACTCGATCCGGCTCAGGAGTACCGGCTGCTGACCGGCGGACTGGACACACTATGGTCTCGTCCCGAACCAGATTGGCTCATCGCCACCGGACGTGCCGCGTGA
- a CDS encoding ferredoxin family protein, translating into MIEIIVGERCIACDKCIDVCPTRVFDRGADGIPVIARHDSCQTCFQCEAYCPTDALFVAPTLAPLPDGAPLRDLTHVLDADLLGSYRRSLGWGKGRTLGARTAIQPETP; encoded by the coding sequence GTGATCGAGATCATCGTCGGAGAGCGGTGCATAGCTTGCGACAAGTGCATCGACGTCTGCCCGACGCGAGTGTTCGACCGCGGTGCCGACGGCATCCCGGTGATCGCCCGGCATGACAGCTGTCAGACCTGTTTCCAGTGCGAGGCGTACTGCCCGACCGATGCCCTGTTCGTCGCGCCGACACTGGCGCCGCTGCCGGATGGGGCACCGCTGCGCGATCTCACCCATGTCCTCGACGCGGATCTGTTGGGCTCCTACCGACGGTCCCTGGGCTGGGGTAAGGGCCGGACGTTGGGCGCCCGCACGGCCATTCAGCCCGAGACGCCATGA